The DNA segment TCTCGTTGTCtctcttctcatccacaatagtCTTCAAAGCGATCCTTTCACTGCTTTGCATATGTGTTGACGTTGATATAGTCGTCAAGCGACGAAAGAGTAACCAATACAAGTAACATCGTTCTACATTTGCATCGATATCGATGTAAATATAAAGTAACAAAAGGAGACAAAATTTATATTAATACAATTACATTGTCAATGCATATGTATAGCGATGCTCACCTCTTGTCGTTGCTCTCCTTTATCTATAACAATGACTTGTGACCCTATTGGTCATCACCATCGATGTCGCATGTCATcaccaatgaaaatattaatttttttttattttttttatttttatattaataaaatcgataatattatgataaatatttttattttttataactataaaaactTTTACCTATGTAATTATCTCATAATAATCAACCCAGGTTTCGATAGACGGAATTTGATCTCGCAAGAATGGCCTTTTGGCACTGAGGTGCATCAAACCCTCGGTCGTAGTTTCAAGCGACTCCTGCAAACCCTCCTCCTCGCGGATTCGAGTTGTCGTATCGTCGGAATTCATGGCTCCCGATATTGTCGATATTAGTTCCGATGAGGATGAGTTTGATGGCCTCTCCTTACCTCGCGCGAACGGGCGGCGACAGGAGGAATCTGATGATGTCGTGGTCGTAGAAGAGTTCTCGGCCCCTGCCGTGAAGAGGCGGAAGCAGAATTCGGGCTCGTTTGGGCCGGAGAAGGGCGGAGCCTCTGACGACGATGACGACTGCTTGGTGTTGGATTCCGACCCGGATAAGCTGGTGTCGGTAGTTGATGGTAAGGGCAGCGGGGGTGGGGACGGGGGAGATGACTTGCTCATCGTTGCCGAGAAGGGGCAGGTGGGGATCGTTCTATCTTTCTTTGATGTTGTTCGTGCTTTAATGTATTCTACGCGTAGGGTTTGTGTTTCGTGCCTGTTTTTGATGTCTTGCCTTTTAACCTATCACAATAAACAGCTTAAAATTTCGAAAGAAAATTTTTGTGGCTATTGAACTTTTTTTAATGTTGCTTAGAAGCTTGCTTGCCTTCTTGTTTATGGTTTAGGGCAAACGATTCTCCATTAGGTTTAGCACCAATGCTTTGTGCATTATGAACCAAGCTGCTAGAAGTTTGCTCCCTCCTGCCTAGCTTCACTGAACTTGACAACTTGGGAGCCCTGAGAACCTACTCAAAGCTTACTGAAATAGCTTCGCCCATTCCAATCTTGGCTTCTCAATGACTGTACTATAAATGACATGCCTCCTCTCTTGGTTTTCTTTGCATTGGATTAGCCTGAATGAACTGATGAAAGCAATGCGCCTTGCACTTTGAGAAGAGTCTTATGTCCGGTTTGTGTTTCTGGTCTTTATAGTCGCTAGAAGTAATTTGCATGTGCCATGTATCATGGCTGGGTTGCATGATGCATTTACGATCAGGATGTCCATTGGAAGAAATACATATGGAGCTTGAAAAATGCATCCTACAGTATGTAGACTTAATTATAAAATATACAAATGTTCtttaattttagacttgatcttttgcGATGATCATAAATCCTCTAAGCATTTGTCCTATATTCTTGTTGAGTTTATCTTGTTAACTAAAAACATGCTGGATCAGGATGGAGCACTTGATGCTATTGCCCTCGAAAGGTCCTGGTAGCATATGAAGTGTTCTTTtagttttttttaatgatatcaCTGTTTTCTTTCCTTTCAATGCAGACTTCACTTATTTTGTCTCTCATATTCTGTTACTACATCTATGTGCACATCCATCACATGCACAGAAAATGTTCTTACGATGTTGGTGTTTATAACAACAATATTTTATATTGTCTTGCGTAATCGTGATAGGATGCTGCCATTCGTACAAAAATATGGGAAAGTTAATGCCTTATACCCTATCTGTGCAATATTTTACCGTAAATCTACACGATGCTAAACATTTGGAATGCCTTCCTAGTGGCTTCTGTTTTTTGTTTTCACAGCAGGCCAAATATTGAATACTTCCACTGGAATATTCACAGCAGGACAATGTCATTAGGTCACCTGCTCATAATATGGGGAAGGAGTGGACTCTAAGGGGATGGAAAATCATTCACCTGTTCATAAATTTTCCTTCCCATTCATTTCCAGTTGTCCATCCTGTCCTAATTCCTTCTGTTGTAACTGGAATCTGTCTATCAGAAATACAGAAAAGATGGTTCTATTGCCAAATTGCTTGAAGCTTATGCCATTGCCAGTTTTGAGGAGGGTgacggaggacgaggaggagaagaagaagaagacgtacCAGGTAATGACCCATGATGAGCGATAGGCAAGCGCcaagctgtcacgaccttagctggttttgcctaaggcgtgcgggaccctcgcgcgtccgtccgcaaaggtcagcctccccgaagcctcccattgtcccttaggaccaacaaaagagagaacgggttaaagagaacgcctcaatcgggatccacaagcaaacatgtccgaaaaacacttcatagacaatacaaattacaaacagactttacaagctctgaatagttgcacaacaaagggtaaaatggtccattacagaccgaaaagctctcgcacgtgtccacatgacacaacctttatttacaagcctaaagaggccaccaacccaactaaaatgggacttataagccttcggttgcccctctacacgctgtacaaggcatgaacatgccgacagacacggacagatataagcattacatccaacatcctgtttcaaagtttgtccgtgacattctcccccacttatcccttcgacgtcctcgtcgaagcctttgtgaacactgcaactcttcgcctttgctgagtcttcaatcttttgctccagctgcaatgcacctcctggctcccagctgctctccgctgctgtttctgagtagtcgaacctttgatccgccatgctgcttcaactcaccaatgactctgactctggtgtggggttggcagagttgtgttgatccttattgattcctgcggatccaccaaatgaaggaaaagaccatccttactgcgccagtctctcaaaatttccacatgctgctcgaactgggtggatgcttgttggagctttaacgagcatcgcctcgcaaacttctgaagttttgggtccttcctccacaaaatctgctcattgactcttctttcggttagttgtcacatccaagtaggttcgcatcacttccgctttcgattggcatttcgttgggaaatgaagcggacaatctactctcagtagcactgatcaccgtcggtgaggatttgacaactattgtcttccattatcttcgaagggtctttgaacttgtgcagggctcctctgctggatagataagagaattggggtactcggtttcgcccattctcttaagagttgagaaggcaaaggttacttgacttcgcccgcctcctcgaggttgtacttcatgcatcgagctggttactggccttcgcctgctctttgctcacacttctgaagcacttgaagtgtttgcactccttgcgttgagttagctactgtgattcaccttctcgatgccatcgaacttctggaatgcgggaagttttcaccccaacttggagtaattctctgatagatgaggtcgcctctgggattgtaccgtcttctccatcaaccctgccacctactccactgagtagcaaaggtacagcaccgcgtactgcctgcttcgttccttggtcgtgcactcttgcatgacccgaagtccttcacttacggctatcttgatgagaaacttgttgacaccggtcttacgaagtttcttggcctctgcccttcagccttgtctcggtacttggagattgcctctgcatgctccacctcctcggcccctttcacgaccaagtgctctccctccgtgagagcaagggatcaatgacttgcacggaagtcccacctctgcggtaccatggcgctgccatgcccatggccctactatccgtcgcctcgcctctgtatcccttttcttcacaatcagtagagatgtctccgtggcactcctctgagtccacctccattctaactgatgcttgattttgggtagctaagtccctctggactcgtcgtcgcttcctcgcccctttcgaccccctgcttcaacacctctgtgttctccaagcagtccgtttggtcgatggaaagacagactgcaactcccatgcatggcctctgccatcacattgtagagtttgcaccgattctgttctccttagcttccttggtagcaacgttcgcttactcgaccttgtcctctgacttgtcgggctcccttaagcgaatatgagctttggagcagtccaactctccagttgcttcgatcatacctctgcatgatcaagtccctcccatggaactcactagtacttgcattcgaacttttcccttggtggaacccagcccccatatgctgatgaccaaggttttcatccgatgcaaaattcggtgcacgcccggaagacccgcctctgcagtacatggccttcactccttgaatccatagcccttcctgccgtcgtgttgttcaccaaagcggagctcccagtagctcccgatcatacctccatatgatctcatccctcacgagacagattgtgtgtatcgcattgccacgaactgttccaccacgatccgctgcaccatgtcgcctcctggtgacatttccattgcattctgatccttgtgaaataaactcgaattgtgaaccctccatatgtggcctctgccaatacatcgcagggtccctttcaccttcgattttgttcgctcctctggcaatcgaccttcatccacccactcctgggtcacacttagatgaagcaccgctctaggacagtccgtcgcctagtagctctcgaagtccaccgacttcactgtaatctgtgcaccattatctcgatcctgggcctctgcccctaccaacacaatctccgctgcgcactgcttccttcatagcaattcaaatggcaacactgtggcatattcttcaagagtacccgcctctgcgtcctcttgccccgtgctaaggcccttctgaacccaacttcgcctccgcaaattgagtcgccttagttcctccatcaaatgcttctccgagttaaggtgcatgtgccgcgaagctcccttcgtctttggcaccatgcaagatgagttcgctccgtcagaaagaaggacccatggaacaacatgatcctactcttgcctctgcaagagttcatgtccttgacctctgtctaaggaaaacactgtgcctctgctccatgttccaacttctatgctggctcccttcatgcaacttgagtacttcgccaagttaccctcaagttgctccgctcctcgttttgcattgagttgatggtggccctctcgCCCacaattccacgggtcagccctcccttgagtccgatctccgtatcgactccaagtgtgccttcatttgtgttgccttgggtcactcccccacttgatctcgcaatgcatccaccaatgcattctctcaatcgagatcatgcgacgactcctcgccgcttgctcagtccattgagcttagtggagttgttgtttgttgaggtactcctcctcaacttgtgagatccgtcccacatgattctccctctggagagccaggactcatccctcctggataactgtcccgttggagcaacatctctcttcgtttcggagaccaccatacccttggactactccgatctgctgaacaaactgtgcattgttctgcctcctgcaaacacacttgctagattgcgactccacgtcaatacagcccccgctacgcccctcaaggcctagcaacatgctgaactagttgcacccttcagcctcctacggacgtatccttcacatgccgaagagaaagtttcaatgctccatggcgccgagtctcgaccgccttgggatggccacgaacattccatcgtccgcatacatgcccatgcatgagtaccgaattctttgagttagcaattcccctcgcctctatgagctttgcacaactctttcggtcgctgagcaactcattccactttgcatggtctcgtccttcgccaagcgcctcgcttgccttgagcaccatcaagtaaagttgtcaacgttgagccgtagctcaaactcagccatcccaacctttgtgcgctccgcattcttccaagcttgcctgttctcgtggtgccttttgcgcgaagggttggccattcctctgaatgccaatgttagatgcccgctcctctgagcgactcttttccctacatcttcatgcccgttttctctcaaacggtcgcgcgtgctgactgccctcaacgcagctccgctaggtcccccacgtttgcatgtcaggtgtttctatgagtgcttgtcccgctcttataccataatgtcacgaccttagctggttttgcctaaggtctGCGGCACCCTCgcacgtccgtccgcaaaggtcagcctccccaaagcctcccattgtcccttaggaccaacaaaagagagaacgggttaaagagaacgcctcaatcgggatccacaagcaaacatgtccgaaaaacacttcatagacaatgcaaattacaaacagactttacaagctctgaatagttgcacaacaaagggtaaaatggtccattacagaccgaaaagctctcgcacgtgtccacatgacacaacctttatttacaagcctaaagaggccaccaacccaactaaaatgggacttataagccttcggctgcccctctacacgctgtacaaggcatgaacatgccaacagacacggacatatataagcattacatccaacatcctgtttcaaagtttgtccgtgacaaagcgGCAGGTGAGGGGTGGTGCGGCGAGTGGCTCCTGAGGAGTTATGACACATGAGAATGGATTTCTGGCCCAAACACAgggttaaaaaaaattaaaaaaaaaaactgaattgGGCCTCTCAAGGTAGCGGTTTGTGTCTCGGTACATGTCCGGACAGGACCACTCAAAAAGGGGCAGTCCTTGTCTTAGTTCATGCCCGATCTAGTAAATACCGATCAATATGAACTAGTCCAGGCAATTTTGAATTTCTTGTAATGTACTGCTCATATGCTTTAGTTGTTAAACTTACGGTTTCTGACTGTTGATGGAAGGCATTTGTCCAAATCATGTGCAAGTATAGGGATGAATTCTTTTATGGAAAGGGCATATTCTTCAACTTAGCTTCAAGGCAACACATTCCACCTATATATAGCCCATTTATTCATTAAGATTAGCTTCTTCTCTAAACTACTTTCTAACTGAATGTTCATTTCTAAATACATTGTGGTGAATTTCAATTCAACACTGACTGCTAACATGTTCAAGCAGTTTATTACCTTTGTTTTCCCCATGTTTGTTCTTTTGATGCTTGACAGGTTTAAGAAAAAACAATCTAAAAAAACAATCTAATAAGTAGCTTACCAAGCAGTTTAAAACTTGTGGTTTTCCTTTAATTCATTGTAGTTCATTCATCATAACTTTCTAATTTTATATACTGCACTCCCATGATGGCATATCCATAAGTGGTTTCTGTTTATTCAACAAGAGGCTGCaaaactatatatttttattcttgaaATGGACTCGGATAACCATGGCTATTTGTTGCTATCATGACCATGTTGTGAATTTACCTGAAAACTAGACCACAATTTTCCTAGTCTTGAAGGTAAATTTCGAGATGAACAGGCCAAAGATCTGAATAAAGTTGCGATCCTGTAGTCCATCGTATAGAACCAATATccactaaaaataataatgatactTTTTATTTATAGAGTTAGATACAAGGCCTCCTTTTAGAACCTTAATGGGAAAAGGGGAGTGCATTTCTGTTGACAACAATTAAAAAATGTGACAAAGAAGCCCATAAATACAGACGTTACTTGGGTGTTTCCTTTGGCCTGCCTTGAAAAGTGGTGTAGACATAATTCCTTCCACCTAATTACCTTCTTCATTTTCTGTTGCTTTAGCTTCTAAATCCTCAAACATAGCATAGATTCTATGTTGTAGTCATTCGGTTCTCAGGTTCCTTTGTCTTCTCTTTTTTGATTGATGTTGCCTTATTATTCAATTACATTTATTTCTTCTAAAATGAAGAAGTTACTTTACTGGGAATTCTTCTCTTCAATAGGGATGCATGCTTCTTCTTTTGGCTTTGACCTCTTTCTATGACATAGTAACCAACTAACTATTGCTTTAAATGAAATTTATTAATTGCTTTTGACCCTCTTTGCAATTATATAAAGTCAAGAGAATTGCGACGGTTATAGAATGTAGGCTTGAATTGTGTCACTtgcttttttttgctttttctaCTTGCATAAGTGAGAGAATAGAGTATGCCATGGCTGCAATGTATTTAGTTGACAGCATTTACAAAATACCTATTTACTGTAAGCCTCTAGCCATCTTTATTTTTTCTGCTGCTTCAGCTTTAGTTGTGAATTATTTTGTAGGCACAGCTTTTTTTCCTTCCTCAGATATTTCAATGTTGCTTTTTGATTGTCTTGATTTTGTATTTTGTGCTCCGGATGGGGTAAGTGATAAATAAGTAGATCACCTCACTACGTGAGAAGGAATAATTGTGAATATTTTCTTGAAGTCTTAGCCGCACTAGATCTGAGCATTGGTATTGTGGTATTGTAAAATGGTTACAATTTCAGTTACTATATCGTTACAATTTGTCAATATCTCTAAACCAAAGTTGTTTACGGGCTCAAGGCACATTGGGGTACCAGATTTTGTACGTTTGTATGAAGATATTGTTTACTTGAGAATTTATATGTTCGAACAGTTCAGCTAAAATATGAGACCCACAGAAATAGGCAAACTTAACCTTAAGTTTATACGAAGAGTTTGCGGTTTTTTTTTTAAAGCGATTACAGCCTTTTCTTTGGGTTATTAATTTTTCTTCACAAATAAAACTCGTTACATTTTATTTATCTTGTATGATGTCATGTCATGCATATTTAACTTGTCTGCTTTAAACTAGCAAGAATAAACATCCATCAGTTATTCTATGAAATCTATTCAAAAAGATCATTTAGCCTTTTTAGATTTGTTTCTATTTAATTTCAAGTTACATGCAATTACACATGCAACGAATAATGTGAAATCTACATTTACATGCAATGAAATGATggttatatttaattatttctttTATAGTTGATGTAAAAGGGCGTCTGATTTTTTCTTACTAGCTCTTTGGTTCATTAACATCATGGAAGCAGAGAGCAAAGTAGAAAAAACAGCTCATTTTGCTAAGTTTGTATGTTTGTTTTCAAGGGAACAGTTGAGAAAATAAGTTTCAATCAACCAAGTCTTGATGCATGGTTGTTTCAACTTTATTTGATTGACACAAGCAAATATACTGAAGTAGACTGAATAATATATGCAGCAACTAACTCTCTTAAATGTATTATTTACATACAAAAAATGACTGGGAAATTTGGTAGCACAAATTCGCTGCTGTCTCCTGCACATTCTTACAAGTTAATTTTACGATATCCATACATAACATGTGGAAAATAGCATGTTGACTGTTTTATTGAGAGTGTACTGAAATGGAGCCTTTTGAAAATGTATCATGCACAGACCAGAAAAACTTGGTCGAGGATGCGTGTGCAATGAAACTTGGAACCTCAGACGACTCAAATGAGATTGGCATCCTTTATCCTTGTGATTCATATTATAGATTGTGAGCTGATCTTTCAGGATCAAAACTTGCTGTGTTAAATTATTGAATATTTGAAGAAAATTTTTGGAGCTTATTTTCTAAATGCTTATGTTGAGATGTGCAGCTTCTTCACTGTTTAATCACCAAAAGAGACATACTATAttaatcttaaaattttttacatGCAGTGGCATCTTTACCTTTGTTAGTGAGCATCTGATTATCTTTTGAACCATTTGTATATCTTTATTGCAGTTGGCTTGCCGGGATTACCCACATCCACGACATCTATGTGGCAAttttccttttaactcatcacctCATGAAGAGTATTGTGACTTGGTGAGTCCACTGTCTTGAGGTTATATTCTGATTTGTTGAAAGTTTGTGCCCATGCTTTATCTGTTAAAAGATTTGATTTTCTTTGGCAATTTGTTCTCTTATGCTTTAATGCATGCAAATGGTTGATGCTGGCTTACTCAATGCAGTGCCATTGCTATGTCTGTGATTCTCCAGCCCCTTGCTATTACTGGGGCAATGGTAATTCAAGTTCCAACCATTGCCATTCTACTGATAAAGAAGGAAGGTGGAAATCAATGAGACAGTCTTTCAAACAGAAAAACATGGTGGCTACGCAACCACAGAAAGTTACATATGACTCTCCTTTTAATATCCCACCTTTTCGAGATCCAGTACCACCATTCCATCATTATCCAAGTCCTCTATTGGTTCCCCATTCCAGACCTAATTTGCTCCGGCCTTGTTCTGCCACTAGCATCTCAAACTCAAATGCAATCAACCAGAGGCACCA comes from the Musa acuminata AAA Group cultivar baxijiao chromosome BXJ2-8, Cavendish_Baxijiao_AAA, whole genome shotgun sequence genome and includes:
- the LOC135619115 gene encoding RPM1 interacting protein 13-like produces the protein MAPDIVDISSDEDEFDGLSLPRANGRRQEESDDVVVVEEFSAPAVKRRKQNSGSFGPEKGGASDDDDDCLVLDSDPDKLVSVVDGKGSGGGDGGDDLLIVAEKGQLACRDYPHPRHLCGNFPFNSSPHEEYCDLCHCYVCDSPAPCYYWGNGNSSSNHCHSTDKEGRWKSMRQSFKQKNMVATQPQKVTYDSPFNIPPFRDPVPPFHHYPSPLLVPHSRPNLLRPCSATSISNSNAINQRHQDQPTILSYTRRLGQQPTKSCSLKSNVQIESCVAGSLTTQLVYSRTRYKRVGTMREGFASQTNRSHNIASTKNNIPSAVSENSTYATMTSWRPRSPRVGQQRSQDLLGTSPGSSADQMQATVSSQFSKPTNQSSVCPPLTAADVSQKSWQDLLASVASELGVAVCSNTDIINVQQPLMVPSLSLPHDKPFSETNASQDTQSD